GGCTGCATGCCCATCTTGAAGGTGCCGGCCTCGGGCTTGGTGTCGGCCTTGATCGGCGCGGCGTGCGCGGCGCCGGCCAGCAACAGGCTGGCGCAGGTGGCCACGGCCAGGTGGCGCAGCGCGGAGGCGAAGGTGGTGTGCATGGTCTCTCCCCGGTCATTGTTTTGCAGATACAGGTCCTGCTGGAGCGGCGGGGAGGCTGCGTCGGCCCGGGCCCGCCGTGGGCGGGCACAGGCTCACATCGTATCGACGCAAATGCAAAGGTTTTCGCCGCGCTCCGGGCCCGCAGGGAAAGATGCCGGAACCGCTCAGGGCTGCGGAATGGCGTCGTCCTTGAACTGGTCCTTGATGTACTTGATCTCGGTACGGCCGTGGGGCGCCGGCTGTCCGTCTGGACCGATGTTGACGAAGACCATCTTGTCCACCGTGAGGATGCTCTTGCGGGTGATCTTGTTGCGCACTTCGCAGGTCAGGGTGATCGAGGTGCGGCCGAACTCGGTGGCGGTGATGCCCAGTTCGATGATGTCGCCCTGGCGTGCGGAACTGACGAAGTTGATCTCGGAGATGAACTTGGTGACCAC
This Pseudomonas sp. ATCC 13867 DNA region includes the following protein-coding sequences:
- a CDS encoding acyl-CoA thioesterase, whose translation is MNFHTRKWVKPEDLNPNGTLFGGSLLKWIDEEAAIYAIVQLGNQRVVTKFISEINFVSSARQGDIIELGITATEFGRTSITLTCEVRNKITRKSILTVDKMVFVNIGPDGQPAPHGRTEIKYIKDQFKDDAIPQP